A genomic region of Acidimicrobiales bacterium contains the following coding sequences:
- a CDS encoding DUF4190 domain-containing protein translates to MGEHDLTCPYCGGAVDIDEAGRGDAPPPPGATAPDGAPATPPPGAAGEDPTRVEEVPGYAPGAFGVPPGDSFSAFAGQQPDAPVVAGPGAPPAGGDGPVGPVTGPFPTPAPAPAGTGSPWPPSAPGAPSAPSVGHPPGSGAQGGGTQEDGTQGYGTQGYGTAGGFGAQGPGGAQGYGGAQGYGAAQGFGTDQGHGAAQGYGAAQGYGQWSAPAAYVPPRRTDSLAIAALVTSAVGLVLALGCGVTVLACPVGAVMGHMSLRRIAESGDGGRGLALAGVVVGWIGTGLLLLGVGILVAVLLAA, encoded by the coding sequence GTGGGCGAGCACGACCTCACCTGCCCCTACTGCGGTGGCGCGGTGGACATCGACGAGGCGGGCCGCGGCGACGCCCCACCGCCCCCCGGCGCCACCGCCCCGGACGGGGCCCCGGCGACGCCCCCACCGGGAGCCGCCGGCGAGGACCCCACCCGGGTCGAGGAGGTGCCGGGCTACGCCCCCGGCGCCTTCGGCGTGCCCCCCGGGGACAGCTTCAGCGCCTTCGCCGGCCAGCAGCCCGACGCGCCCGTGGTCGCCGGCCCCGGCGCCCCGCCGGCCGGCGGCGACGGCCCGGTCGGCCCCGTGACCGGACCCTTCCCCACGCCGGCCCCGGCCCCGGCGGGGACCGGGTCGCCCTGGCCGCCCTCCGCGCCCGGCGCCCCCAGCGCCCCCAGCGTCGGCCACCCCCCGGGCTCCGGTGCTCAGGGAGGCGGCACCCAGGAGGACGGCACCCAGGGGTACGGCACCCAGGGGTACGGCACGGCCGGGGGCTTCGGCGCCCAGGGGCCCGGCGGCGCCCAGGGGTACGGCGGTGCTCAGGGGTACGGCGCGGCCCAAGGGTTCGGCACCGACCAGGGCCACGGTGCGGCCCAGGGCTACGGGGCCGCTCAGGGGTACGGCCAGTGGTCGGCCCCGGCGGCCTACGTGCCGCCCCGGCGGACCGACTCGCTGGCCATCGCCGCCCTGGTCACCTCCGCCGTCGGCCTGGTGCTGGCCCTCGGCTGCGGCGTCACCGTGCTGGCCTGCCCGGTCGGGGCGGTCATGGGACACATGTCGCTGCGCCGCATCGCCGAGAGCGGCGACGGGGGGCGGGGCCTGGCCCTGGCCGGGGTCGTCGTGGGCTGGATCGGCACCGGCCTGCTCCTGCTGGGCGTGGGCATCCTGGTCGCCGTGCTGCTGGCCGCCTGA